One genomic segment of Ricinus communis isolate WT05 ecotype wild-type chromosome 3, ASM1957865v1, whole genome shotgun sequence includes these proteins:
- the LOC8278612 gene encoding probable 2-oxoglutarate-dependent dioxygenase AOP1: MGSDYQNQIPVIDLSSSSLDKVRGSQEWDIASKKVKEACEDYGCFEVVYDKISKQVRAELFSLIRQLFMLPVETRKKNYNPKPYHGYAGQYPVVPIYEGFGIEDVSSYNSLEGFAEQLSWPHDHDQFCKTFSSMMKPLDELHGTIGKLILDSYGLGEKRNSIMPCKTLLRMMKYRAPQPGENSTGLFAHTDKPFCTLLCEDGVAALEVETKHGHWIQLSPSPNSFIFLVGDPLMAWSNGRLHAVKHRVIMNGDEDRYSIGAFLVPIEGTVIKPQKELIDECHPQILKEFDFMEYLTFSSSAEAKAMDSAKQVFAFAGNQIREKI, encoded by the exons aTGGGTTCGGATTATCAAAACCAGATTCCGGTGATTGATCTTTCTAGTAGTTCACTAGACAAAGTCCGAGGAAGCCAAGAATGGGACATAGCAAGCAAGAAGGTGAAAGAGGCTTGTGAGGATTATGGGTGTTTCGAGGTGGTGTATGATAAGATATCCAAGCAAGTAAGAGCTGAGTTATTTTCATTGATAAGGCAGCTCTTTATGCTTCCAGTGGAGACCAGAAAGAAGAACTATAATCCAAAGCCTTACCATGGCTACGCAGGACAATATCCAGTAGTTCCCATTTATGAAGGTTTTGGTATTGAAGATGTTTCAAGTTACAACTCCCTCGAAGGCTTCGCAGAACAACTGAGCTGGCCCCATGACCATGACCAGTTTTG CAAAACCTTTAGCTCCATGATGAAACCATTGGATGAGCTACACGGTACAATTGGGAAGCTAATTCTTGATAGTTATGGTTTGGGAGAGAAGAGGAACTCAATCATGCCATGCAAGACACTTCTACGTATGATGAAATACAGAGCTCCACAACCTGGGGAAAATTCCACTGGACTCTTTGCTCATACTGACAAGCCATTTTGTACACTTCTTTGTGAAGATGGAGTTGCAGCCCTGGAAGTGGAAACTAAGCATGGCCATTGGATTCAATTGTCTCCATCTCCTAATTCCTTCATTTTCCTTGTTGGAGATCCTCTCATG GCATGGAGCAACGGGAGATTGCACGCAGTGAAGCATAGAGTGATAATGAATGGAGACGAGGATAGATATTCCATTGGAGCTTTTCTAGTTCCAATAGAGGGAACAGTTATCAAACCACAGAAGGAACTAATAGATGAATGTCATCCTCAAATTCTGAAAGAGTTTGATTTTATGGAGTACTTGACCTTCTCTTCTTCTGCTGAGGCAAAGGCCATGGATTCAGCCAAGCAAGTCTTTGCATTTGCTGGAAACCAAATAAGggaaaaaatataa